One Nocardia farcinica genomic region harbors:
- a CDS encoding SDR family oxidoreductase: protein MTGRFAGRTAIVTGASRGIGLAIAQRLVDDGAKVVITARKQDALDEAVRQLGGAEHALGVAGRADDLEHQEETVARAIETFGGADLLVNNTGINPVYGALIDMDLAAARKIIEVNCLAALSWTQRAHKAWMAEHGGAVVNVSSVAGIKPAPGIGFYGASKAMLTYLTQELAVELGPDLRVNAVAPAVVKTKFATALYEGREQELAGTYPLKRLGVPEDIAGAVAFLLSDDAAWITGQLLVLDGGITLTGGV from the coding sequence GTGACCGGCCGTTTCGCCGGCAGGACCGCGATCGTCACCGGCGCCAGCCGCGGCATCGGCCTGGCCATCGCGCAGCGCCTGGTGGACGACGGCGCGAAGGTGGTGATCACCGCGCGCAAGCAGGACGCCCTCGACGAGGCGGTCCGGCAGCTGGGCGGGGCCGAGCACGCGCTCGGCGTCGCCGGACGTGCCGACGACCTCGAGCACCAGGAGGAGACCGTCGCGCGGGCGATCGAGACCTTCGGCGGCGCCGACCTGCTGGTCAACAACACCGGGATCAACCCGGTCTACGGTGCGCTGATCGACATGGACCTGGCCGCGGCGCGCAAGATCATCGAGGTCAACTGCCTGGCCGCGCTGTCGTGGACCCAGCGCGCGCACAAGGCGTGGATGGCCGAACACGGCGGCGCGGTGGTCAACGTGTCCTCGGTGGCCGGGATCAAACCGGCGCCCGGGATCGGCTTCTACGGCGCCAGCAAGGCCATGCTGACCTACCTCACCCAGGAACTGGCCGTGGAACTCGGGCCGGACCTGCGCGTCAACGCGGTCGCCCCGGCCGTGGTGAAGACGAAGTTCGCCACCGCGCTCTACGAGGGCCGCGAACAGGAACTCGCCGGAACCTATCCGCTGAAGCGGCTCGGCGTGCCCGAGGACATCGCGGGTGCGGTGGCGTTCCTGCTCTCCGACGACGCCGCCTGGATCACCGGCCAGCTCCTCGTCCTCGACGGCGGCATCACCCTGACCGGCGGCGTCTGA
- a CDS encoding acetyl-CoA C-acetyltransferase translates to MPEAVIVAAARSPIGRAGKGSLKEMRPDDLTVQMVRAALAQVPALDPAQVEDLLLGCGQPAGESGFNMARTVAVLAGLDTVPGTTVNRYCSSSLQTTRMALHAIKAGEGEVFISAGVETVSRFGKGSADGWPDTQNPVFADAVARTAERASGGAADWADPRAQGLLPDVYIAMGQTAENVAQFTGITRAEQDAFGVRSQNLAEKAIADGFWATDITPVTLPDGTVVSADDGPRAGVTMEAVSQLKPVFRPDGTVTAGNCCALNDGAAALVIMSDTKARDLGITPLARIVSTGVSALSPEIMGLGPIEASKQALGRAGLTIDDIDLVEINEAFAVQVLGSARELGIPEDKLNVNGGAIAVGHPFGMTGARITSTLINSLRFHDKQFGLETMCVGGGQGMAMVLERLS, encoded by the coding sequence ATGCCGGAAGCTGTGATCGTCGCCGCTGCCCGTTCCCCGATCGGGCGGGCGGGCAAGGGCTCGCTGAAGGAGATGCGTCCCGACGACCTGACCGTGCAGATGGTGCGGGCCGCGCTGGCCCAGGTGCCCGCCCTGGACCCGGCCCAGGTCGAGGACCTTCTGCTCGGCTGCGGGCAGCCCGCGGGCGAATCGGGCTTCAACATGGCCCGCACGGTGGCGGTGCTGGCCGGGCTGGACACGGTTCCCGGCACCACCGTGAATCGCTACTGTTCCTCCAGCTTGCAGACCACCCGGATGGCGCTGCACGCCATCAAGGCGGGCGAGGGTGAGGTGTTCATCTCCGCGGGCGTGGAGACGGTGAGCCGGTTCGGCAAGGGCAGCGCCGACGGGTGGCCCGACACCCAGAATCCGGTCTTCGCCGACGCCGTCGCCCGCACGGCCGAACGAGCGAGCGGGGGCGCCGCCGACTGGGCCGACCCGCGCGCGCAGGGTCTCCTGCCCGACGTCTACATCGCGATGGGCCAGACCGCGGAGAATGTCGCGCAGTTCACCGGCATCACTCGCGCCGAACAGGACGCGTTCGGTGTCCGTTCGCAGAACCTCGCCGAGAAGGCCATCGCCGACGGCTTCTGGGCCACCGACATCACCCCCGTCACGCTGCCGGACGGCACCGTGGTCAGTGCCGACGACGGCCCGCGCGCGGGCGTCACCATGGAGGCGGTGAGCCAGTTGAAGCCGGTGTTCCGGCCCGACGGCACCGTCACCGCGGGCAACTGCTGCGCGCTCAACGACGGCGCGGCGGCGCTGGTCATCATGTCCGACACCAAGGCCAGGGATCTGGGCATCACCCCGCTCGCGCGCATCGTCAGCACCGGCGTCTCCGCGCTGTCCCCGGAGATCATGGGCCTGGGCCCGATCGAGGCGTCCAAGCAGGCGCTGGGCCGGGCCGGTCTCACGATCGACGACATCGACCTGGTCGAGATCAACGAGGCGTTCGCCGTGCAGGTGCTCGGCTCGGCCCGCGAACTCGGTATCCCGGAAGACAAGCTGAACGTCAACGGCGGCGCGATCGCGGTGGGCCACCCGTTCGGCATGACCGGCGCCCGCATCACCAGCACCCTGATCAACTCGCTGCGCTTCCACGACAAGCAATTCGGGTTGGAGACCATGTGTGTCGGCGGCGGCCAGGGCATGGCCATGGTGCTGGAGCGGCTGTCGTGA